GGGTGAGGCGACGCTCCTGGCCGGGGACCAGATCCAGGGGCAAAACCAGCGTGGGGTAGGGGCTGTACAGCCCTTCCGGCCCACCGGTGAGGAAGATGAGCAGGGGCAGGCCCTGGGTCTCCCCGGTGAGGAGCGCCGTGGCGTGATGCTGCCAGGGCTCCATGGGCCGCCCCTCTTCCCCCGGGCTGAGGTCGGCCACCCAGCCCAGGTACAGGGTCAGCGGTTCCGGGCCCGAATTGCGCAGGCTGAGGCGTGCCATGGCCGTCCGTCCGTCGGGGATGAACCATTCCAGCCGCCCCTGCGCCGTGGCGTGAGGCCGAAACTGAACTGCGGCGTAATTGGGGGCCAGCGCGGTCAACCGGAAGGGGCTGTCCTCCAGGCTCAGGCCCATCACCTGGCGGCGTTCGGGGTCGGCGAAAAGCAGGGGGAACAGCCGCATGTGGCGGGCGCGGAGCCCGTAGGTGGTTTCCAGCACCACGGTGGTGGGGGCGTCTCTCAGGCTCAGGGCCCAGATGGTGTCGTCCACATAGGAAAGGGACCCCAGCCGCGCGTCGGCGGCCAGCACCAGGCGGTCCTGCGGCGAAAGGGAACGGTCGCAGTGCATATCCCCATTTTACCAACTTCTCCCTTCGTGATAGAATGGGATAAATCCGAGGGAGGGACGGCAATGGACACCTATCAACCCCGTGGCATGTATTTCGAGGATTTCAAGGAAGGTATGCGCTTTGTGACCGCCGGGCGCACGGTGACCGAGGCCGATGTGGTGCGCTTCGCGGCGCTCTCTGGCGATTACAACCCGTTGCACACCGACGCCGAATACGCTAAGAGAACGCCTTTTGGCGCCCGCATCGCCCATGGCCTGCTGGTCACCTCCATGGTGACCGGTTTGGTGGACCGCACGGGCATGCTGGAGGGGACCACGCTGGCCTTTCGGGAGATCAACGAATGGAAGTTCATCCGCCCGGTATATCTGGGCGACACCATTCACGCCGTCCTGGAGGTGGAACAAACTCGCCCCTTGCGGCGTCTTGGGGGCGGCGCAGTGACCATTCGGGTGGAAGTGCGCAACCAGAAAGACGAAACGGTGATGAAAGGGCGCTGGACGGTGTTGATGCTCAGCCGCGAAGCCGGAGCGACGGCGTAGGAGGCGCTATGCCCCAGGACCCCGAGGAACGCCTCACCCCGCAGGATGGTCTCCCCCCTGAGCAAGCCCCGGTGCCCCAGGAGGATGGGCAGGGTGGGCCGGCTTTTGAGCCTGCACCCCCGGTGCCGCCGCTGGACGAGGTCTTGCCGGAGGACCCCTTGCCCGGCGAGGGCGACCCGCCGGACACGATGGTGGAGCCACCGGCCGATGAGGAGGCCCCCGCGCCAGGCGGTTCGACCCAGGGGATGCCCGACCTCAGCAGGGTAGAGCAGCCTGCCGGGGCGCAGGGTTCCCGTCCCCAGGGGGAAGTCCCTTCCCCCGGAGCGTTGGCCCCACCGCCTCGGGAGGCCACAGACGAGGCCGGGGCCTCGCCGGTGTCGGGGCGTGGCCAGGGCGCCGGGACCTCCGCGTCGGGGGAGAAGGCGGCCGAGGGAGCGGTCGCTCCGGGTGAGGCCCCGGCGGAGGACCATGCCGGGGAGCCCCCGCCCCCCAGCGAAGCGCCGACGCCTTATGTGCCGCCGCCCCCGCCCCTGGGCGATGTGCCGGTGACGCTACCCCAGGACTGGGACACCTACGGCCTGCCCTTGCCGCCCAGGGAAAAGCCCCGCCCCCGGGCGGCCGCCCGACGCGGGGGCGCAGGGGCGAGGGAAGGCTCCGCCACCCCCTCCGGGGACCGGGCCGAGGTGGAACCGCGGGTCGCGTCCACCGTGCCGCCATCCCCGCCGGGGCCGCCGCCCCGCCAGGGAAAAGGGCGCTCCTGGCGGCGACGGGGTCTGGGGTGTCTGGTGCGGCTGTTCCTTGGGGGGCTCTTTGTGGCGGTGTTGGTGCTCATTGCGGGTGCCGCCGTGGCAGTGTACCAGTACTATGCCATCGTGGCCACCCTGCCCAGCGTGGACAATCTCAAGCAACGCGCCGCGCATTTCGAGACCACGCGCATCCTCGATCGCGAAGGCAACCTGCTTTACGAGATCCTGGACCCCCATGCCGGTCGCCGCACCTATGTGCCATTGAGCAAGATTTCGCCCTATATGGTGGCCGCCACCCTGGCCACGGAAGACCAGGATTTCTACCAGCATCCGGGCTTCGATGTCTGGGCCATCGCCCGCGCCTTCTGGCAGAACTACACCACGGGCGAGATCGTTTCGGGCGCTTCGACCATCACCCAGCAGTTGGCGCGGGCCTTGTTGCTCAGCCCCGAAGAGCGCGCCGAGCGCACCTACCGGCGCAAGTTGCGCGAGGTGGTGCTGGCTGCCGAGATCACCCGCCGGTATTCCAAAGACGAGATTCTGGAACTCTACCTGAACGAGATTTACTACGGCAATCTGGCCTACGGTGTCGAAGCCGCCGCCGAAACCTATTTCGGCACCACGGCGGACAAACTTACCCTGGCCCAGGCGGCGTTTCTGGCCGGTCTGCCGCAGGCCCCGGCGGTGTATGACCCCTACACGAACCGGGAGGCCGCCCTGGAGCGGCAGCGGCAGGTGCTGGTCTTGATGTACAAGATGAGCCAGGAGCGGGGGTGCATCGAGGTCTCCAACAGCGTGCATCCGGTGTGCGTGTCCGCCGAAGAGGCGGCGAAGGCGGCGGCCGAGTTGGCGGCGTACCAGTTCAAGAACCCCGAGGTGCCCATCAAGCACCCCCATTGGGTGTTCTATGTGCGTTCCCTGCTGGAAAAGATGTTCGACCCGCAGACCATTTACCGTTCGGGGTTCACCGTGTACACCACGCTGGATCCGAAACTTCAGCAGCAGGCCGAAGATATCGTGCGCCAGCAGGTGGCCGCCCTTGCCGACCGTCATGTGACCGACGGGGCCCTGGTCGCCATTCGGCCCTCCACGGGCGAAATCCTGGCCATGGTGGGCTCGGCGGACTACTACAACGAGGCGATTGCCGGCCAGGTGAACATGGCGCTGGCCCCGCGGCAGCCCGGTTCGGCCATCAAGCCCTTGACCTATGTGGCCGCCTTTGAGAAAGGCTGGACCCCGGCCACCCTGATTTGGGATGTGCCCACGGAATTCCCGCCCTCCGGCGACCCCAACGACCCGCGACCGCCGTATAAACCGGTGAACTACGATGGGCGCTTTCACGGCCCGGTGACCGTGCGCTACGCCCTGGCCAATTCCTACAACATCCCGGCGGTCAAGACGCTGCAATTTGTGGGCATTTACGACGACCCCAACACGCCCCAGCAGGAAGGGCTGATCGCCTTTGCCCGTCGGCTGGGCATCACCACCCTCAACCGCAACGATTACGGCCTGTCGCTCACCCTGGGCGGCGGGGAAGTCAAACTGTTGGAACTGACCGCGGCCTACGCCGTGTTCGCCAACGGTGGGCGCCGGGTGCCTCCGGTGGCCATCCTGCGCATTGTGGATCGGGAGGGCAATGTGGTCTATCAGTACAGCCCCCCGCCGGGCGAACAGGTGGTGCGGCCGGAGCATGCCTATCTCATCTCGTCCATCCTTTCGGACAACGAGGCGCGCACCCCAGCC
This window of the Anaerolineae bacterium genome carries:
- a CDS encoding PBP1A family penicillin-binding protein, encoding MPQDPEERLTPQDGLPPEQAPVPQEDGQGGPAFEPAPPVPPLDEVLPEDPLPGEGDPPDTMVEPPADEEAPAPGGSTQGMPDLSRVEQPAGAQGSRPQGEVPSPGALAPPPREATDEAGASPVSGRGQGAGTSASGEKAAEGAVAPGEAPAEDHAGEPPPPSEAPTPYVPPPPPLGDVPVTLPQDWDTYGLPLPPREKPRPRAAARRGGAGAREGSATPSGDRAEVEPRVASTVPPSPPGPPPRQGKGRSWRRRGLGCLVRLFLGGLFVAVLVLIAGAAVAVYQYYAIVATLPSVDNLKQRAAHFETTRILDREGNLLYEILDPHAGRRTYVPLSKISPYMVAATLATEDQDFYQHPGFDVWAIARAFWQNYTTGEIVSGASTITQQLARALLLSPEERAERTYRRKLREVVLAAEITRRYSKDEILELYLNEIYYGNLAYGVEAAAETYFGTTADKLTLAQAAFLAGLPQAPAVYDPYTNREAALERQRQVLVLMYKMSQERGCIEVSNSVHPVCVSAEEAAKAAAELAAYQFKNPEVPIKHPHWVFYVRSLLEKMFDPQTIYRSGFTVYTTLDPKLQQQAEDIVRQQVAALADRHVTDGALVAIRPSTGEILAMVGSADYYNEAIAGQVNMALAPRQPGSAIKPLTYVAAFEKGWTPATLIWDVPTEFPPSGDPNDPRPPYKPVNYDGRFHGPVTVRYALANSYNIPAVKTLQFVGIYDDPNTPQQEGLIAFARRLGITTLNRNDYGLSLTLGGGEVKLLELTAAYAVFANGGRRVPPVAILRIVDREGNVVYQYSPPPGEQVVRPEHAYLISSILSDNEARTPAFGPHSVLRLPFPAAAKTGTTNDFRDNWTIGYTPDVVVGVWVGNADNTPMVNSTGLTGAAPIWAQFMQVAIQRLTGGHPTPFVRPPGVVERIICAVSGTEPSPHCPTQRREVFAFDQPPLPASEDLWQEVTVDTWTGLLASKDCGSDFTTRRLTIKVNDPWAVKWLRETREGRQWARKMGFHPLLFYPERSCRATDPRPKLRFVLPEPDQQVIESFIDVFAQVDATADFKRYRLEYGLGEDPQEWYVLSEDDAPVLSPERIYTWNLLDTFSWEEMPIGPVTLRLYLEGTHEHQYAEQRVTVYLQVPTPTPTPTPTLTPTSTPTPTLTPTPTLTPTPTATATSTPSPTGTPSPSPTP
- a CDS encoding dehydratase: MYFEDFKEGMRFVTAGRTVTEADVVRFAALSGDYNPLHTDAEYAKRTPFGARIAHGLLVTSMVTGLVDRTGMLEGTTLAFREINEWKFIRPVYLGDTIHAVLEVEQTRPLRRLGGGAVTIRVEVRNQKDETVMKGRWTVLMLSREAGATA